The genomic region CTTCAGATATATTGCTATAACTCGCTTTATCAGGTTGAGTTATATCTTCCTGATTAGTTTTTACTTCTTCTTTGTTACACGAAGAAATAATTAAACCCAGTGAAAGAGCGAATACTCCCAATAGAATTTTTTTCATAATTAATTAATTTAATGTTAATAATTGTGTCAAAAAAACTATCAAATATATGGGTATATACATAAGTTAATGTTATGTAATTAAGTGTTAATGTTATGTAATCTAGATGTGTGCACCTTGTTTGTCAGTAACTTAGCGAGGATGTTCTTACTTATTAAGTAAGAATGTTGAATTTTTGGATATTATCAGACAGACTAATAGTATTTTATGATTGCATTTTGATATTTAACTGGTATTGGTAAGAAACAAAGCCTAAATCAGAGTTATTAATGCTCAACATATAATTAAACAAGTTGGATGTTTACTATTTATTAAAGCAATTCTTCAATAGATTTCCTATCTGTCCTTTTCCCTTTTTTATAGTCGCTTACGGTAATTCCTGTCTCTTTTTTAAATTGCCCGGAGAGGTATTGTACACTGCTATAATCCATCATATAAGCAATCTCAGAAAGGGTAAATTCATCACTGTCGATAAGCTCTTTTATTCTCTCTATTTTATTTTGAATGATGAATTTTTCTAAAGTAGTATTTTCGTGTTTAGAGAATAATTTTGATAATTGTTGATAACTTAGATTAAGCTTTTCTACTAAATATTGTGATTTTTGAACCATTGAATTAACATTATTCATTTG from Bacteroidota bacterium harbors:
- a CDS encoding AraC family transcriptional regulator, giving the protein MNKTYPHTEELYIKNMMCNCCIKNISDIIKANKVDIVSIKLGYAKVIFSEGSPSIEELDIILQKEGFGLVISREKKIVEQTKLAVIELIHQMNNVNSMVQKSQYLVEKLNLSYQQLSKLFSKHENTTLEKFIIQNKIERIKELIDSDEFTLSEIAYMMDYSSVQYLSGQFKKETGITVSDYKKGKRTDRKSIEELL